AACAAGTGATTGGTTTCTTCAAGTCTTAATTGATTGCTACCGCAATTCAATGCTTTGCAAAATAGTGTAGCAACTACACTTAATTTTCCTTACAATTTAATTTCCAACCACCAATTGCTTAATAATGAATGGAGCTGATATGAATCTGATCAAAACATCCACCTTTTTATCTTTGATATTTTTTGCACTCTCTTCACTATTAATCTCAACATCAGCCTTAGCTCAGGACGGGACCATCTACCCGCTTGAAACACCTGATGAACCGAATGCCATTCTCCTTAAAACTGGCGGTGTAGAGAACCAACCCGCACCAGAAAGTTGGTTCCGACAGTGGGGAGATCCTATGGCACGAAATATTTCAACAGCAACGCTTACCCCCTTTCTTCCCGATCCTGATAAAGCAAATGGTACAGCTGTAATTGTTGCTCCAGGTGGTGGTTTCATGTGGTTATCGATGGGGAATGAAGGTTGGGAAGTTGCCGAGGCCCTTGCAGAACAGGGAATTGCGGCCTTTGTGCTTAAATATCGACTCCGCCCCACTGTAGAATCTCTTGATGAATTTGCTTCCTGGATGAATGGTCCACGCCCTGCTCCTTCAGAAGCTTCTGAAGAAACTGAAAATACTGAAGAGGAACTGCCCAGCCGCCCACAATGGGATTTATCTAATCAATTAGAAGATGCTGAAGCAGCCTATGCCATGATTGTGGATCGCGCCGATGAATGGGGTGTAGATACTGACCGAATTGGTATGATTGGCTTTTCGGCGGGAGCTGGCCTAACGATGCATTCAACGCTTAATTCCAAGTCCATGAAACTTGCTTTTATTGGTCCGATTTATGGTGGCATGGGTCCGGTTGAAGTGCCAAAAAATGCGCCACCCATGTTCAACGTAATTGCTACCGACGACTTTCTTTATAACGGGCAAAACGGCGTGATTGAATCCTGGTATAATGCGGGCGTACCGGTTGAATTTCATCTTTATCAGAATGGTGGTCACGGTTTTGGTCTCGGTAATCCAGATCGCACAAGCAATCGTTGGTTTGATGCTTTTATCTACTGGCTGGATGTGAATGATTTTCTCGCTTATAATTCGGGAAATTAAAATCGGTTTGATGTAAAAGCTTTTGTAGCTTTTTTAAACTCCTCAATGGTTATTAGCTTGTATCCAGAGACAATAAGTTTTGGTTTTAGATTTAAAAGTCTGGACTCAACTTCCTCTTGATTGCTTGTAGCTTAATTCTATATCTATGAGATCTTCACTGATATTGTCAGTTTTATGTTTAGCGGCCTCTTTTCTATTCCTCCTATCGGGTTGTAAAACCCCCGCTGATACTACAGATAAGCAAAAGTTATACTCCGTTGATAATCTAAGCTGTAAGAAAGGTTTTGATAGAGGTCAACAACCTATATTCGTAGTTAATGGTAGAATCGTGACTTTACAATTCGTCGAAGAAAAGCTATATCCCGAAAATGTTAAGACCATCGAAGTAGAAAGATGTAATCAAGAGTTGCTTAGAGAATGGGGACCGGGTGCTTCTGTTGGCGTTGCATTTGTAGAAACTATAGAGAAGTTTTGAGAACCCACCTACCTCATCGGTTCTATCAGTTTTAAGTATAAAAATTCAGCCTATAAAAGTCTGAAGCTTTGGTTAGATTTGGACCGAGTTAATTAATCAACATCAGCCATGTCTAAAAACAGCGACACTCTTACTTCCCTTAAAAATTCTGATGCCCAGAAAGTTAAACTGGCTATTACAGATATAGATGGAATTCTCCGTGGTAAGCTGATCTCTAAAGATAAATTTCTAAAAGCTACAGAGGACAAACT
The window above is part of the Balneola sp. genome. Proteins encoded here:
- a CDS encoding esterase, with protein sequence MNLIKTSTFLSLIFFALSSLLISTSALAQDGTIYPLETPDEPNAILLKTGGVENQPAPESWFRQWGDPMARNISTATLTPFLPDPDKANGTAVIVAPGGGFMWLSMGNEGWEVAEALAEQGIAAFVLKYRLRPTVESLDEFASWMNGPRPAPSEASEETENTEEELPSRPQWDLSNQLEDAEAAYAMIVDRADEWGVDTDRIGMIGFSAGAGLTMHSTLNSKSMKLAFIGPIYGGMGPVEVPKNAPPMFNVIATDDFLYNGQNGVIESWYNAGVPVEFHLYQNGGHGFGLGNPDRTSNRWFDAFIYWLDVNDFLAYNSGN